A single Sporosarcina sp. FSL W8-0480 DNA region contains:
- a CDS encoding NlpC/P60 family protein, which translates to MKKTVFGLLFVIYFLFASISAHAASPTFTDVPTTHSSNKEIEYLVGAGILTEALTFGINNAISRIEAAEMIVKALGIETGALADVDFIDVDPMDEFYPIVQAAVSEGFMVGNGIGEFMPEAQLTRAQAASILVAAFNMQGKSESQFRDIPASYWASDAIGTFIDNEITFGYPDGTFRPNTALTKGHFSTFLARILNPEFRVRPACYSAESKKSYAINVPVTNVWRSPGKTRPIDNISIQANPDMKKWTSQLTIPDKHWLIGRTDTQALYGDAVEIIKTSGNWHYIAIKDQAKTGNIKGYEGWVPKSHVAASVINNTDCPIAIVNAKFATLYNVPKWDDKQKWLEVSYSTILPVVAEHGQFLEVLTVDGGTKFMLKRDAKVYSHYAAVPKPTAKDIVDSAKQYLGLPYVWSGISAYGFDCSGLTYSVFKNHGILIPRDSFVQATQGKAVSRSQLQPGDLLFFAHNGGKGKVYHVSLYIGDGKMIHAPNSSRSIEIISIDTPLYKKNYSGARRYLNSN; encoded by the coding sequence TTGAAAAAAACTGTGTTCGGCCTTTTGTTTGTCATTTATTTTCTCTTCGCAAGCATTTCTGCACATGCTGCCTCCCCTACATTTACGGACGTTCCCACCACCCACTCTTCAAACAAGGAAATTGAGTACCTTGTCGGTGCCGGTATCCTGACTGAAGCTCTAACATTCGGTATCAATAATGCCATCTCGCGAATTGAAGCCGCAGAAATGATTGTTAAAGCGTTAGGAATTGAAACGGGAGCATTAGCAGATGTTGACTTCATCGATGTTGATCCGATGGATGAATTTTACCCAATTGTTCAGGCAGCTGTCTCTGAGGGATTCATGGTTGGTAACGGAATCGGAGAGTTCATGCCCGAGGCTCAGTTAACACGGGCACAGGCTGCTTCCATTTTGGTTGCCGCATTTAATATGCAAGGAAAATCCGAATCCCAATTCCGTGATATTCCTGCATCCTATTGGGCGAGTGATGCAATCGGTACTTTTATAGATAATGAAATAACATTCGGTTATCCGGATGGTACATTCAGGCCGAATACCGCATTGACAAAAGGGCATTTCAGCACATTTTTAGCACGAATCCTTAATCCAGAATTCAGAGTTCGCCCCGCATGCTACTCAGCTGAAAGCAAAAAGTCGTATGCCATTAATGTACCGGTGACGAACGTTTGGCGTTCACCGGGTAAGACACGTCCAATCGACAATATTTCAATCCAAGCAAATCCGGATATGAAAAAATGGACGTCCCAATTGACAATCCCAGACAAGCATTGGCTCATAGGAAGGACAGATACGCAAGCCTTGTACGGGGACGCAGTCGAGATTATTAAGACAAGCGGAAACTGGCATTATATCGCGATAAAGGACCAAGCGAAAACCGGAAATATAAAAGGCTATGAAGGATGGGTACCAAAATCACATGTTGCCGCCTCCGTTATCAACAATACGGACTGCCCAATTGCCATCGTGAATGCAAAATTCGCCACACTCTACAATGTACCTAAATGGGATGACAAGCAGAAATGGCTGGAGGTAAGTTACTCAACAATCTTGCCAGTCGTAGCGGAGCACGGTCAGTTCCTTGAAGTTTTAACAGTTGATGGCGGGACGAAGTTCATGTTAAAGCGGGACGCTAAAGTATATTCGCATTATGCGGCCGTTCCGAAACCGACGGCGAAAGACATCGTTGACAGTGCTAAACAATATTTAGGACTCCCTTACGTCTGGTCAGGGATTTCCGCTTACGGTTTTGACTGCTCTGGACTGACCTATTCAGTTTTTAAAAACCACGGCATCCTCATTCCGCGTGATTCCTTCGTTCAAGCAACTCAAGGAAAAGCGGTTAGCCGCAGTCAACTGCAACCGGGGGATCTACTGTTTTTCGCGCATAACGGAGGAAAAGGGAAGGTCTACCATGTGTCGCTATATATAGGTGACGGAAAGATGATTCATGCTCCAAACTCTTCAAGAAGTATCGAAATCATCTCAATCGACACACCATTATATAAAAAGAACTATTCCGGTGCTCGGAGATATTTGAATTCAAATTAA
- a CDS encoding Ger(x)C family spore germination protein, with protein MKLLKLFFLLLPVSLILVGCWDKSELEERGYAVVIGIDKSEKDHMVDVTFQIENPQVGSSSLATAPNEPPSDIITITATDILSAKELANSIVSRQIDLSQVETIIVGETFAKSDYFHHIMASSMRDPEVRRKIIMIVSKESARKFINNNHSKMETRPHKYYAFMSDRWKDTGFVPISDLNRYFQRSSNALFLAIYATSERDERFRESSDNYKAGQVPQKEGDPVQMIGSAVLKNGKMIGVLTGEETRNSLLLREKSKTHHYIDTFIDPKMEGLRISARVGKEERSKVKINVKTEPPEVFVTVPLKVQVLSIPSLIDYANNEKNQALLKEEIKKELEEKISSLIKKTKEEFGAEPFVWYEEARREFWTMDEFIKYDWQEKYRDADVKVDFEITIESFGSLLKPQKTGPGD; from the coding sequence ATGAAACTGCTTAAACTATTTTTCTTGTTGCTCCCCGTTTCACTCATTCTTGTAGGATGTTGGGATAAAAGCGAATTGGAAGAAAGAGGATATGCCGTCGTAATAGGAATCGATAAAAGCGAAAAAGATCATATGGTTGATGTGACGTTTCAAATCGAAAATCCTCAAGTCGGATCTTCCAGCTTAGCTACGGCACCAAACGAGCCGCCCAGTGACATCATAACTATAACTGCGACAGATATTTTATCCGCAAAAGAATTGGCAAATAGTATTGTTTCAAGGCAAATTGATCTTTCACAGGTGGAAACTATCATTGTTGGAGAAACTTTTGCAAAAAGCGATTACTTTCACCATATTATGGCTTCTTCTATGCGTGATCCGGAAGTAAGAAGAAAAATCATTATGATTGTGAGCAAGGAGAGTGCACGCAAATTTATAAATAACAATCATTCGAAAATGGAAACGCGTCCCCATAAATATTATGCTTTCATGAGCGACAGATGGAAGGATACGGGTTTCGTTCCGATTTCCGATTTGAATCGTTATTTTCAGAGAAGCTCAAACGCCTTATTTTTAGCTATTTATGCAACCTCGGAAAGGGATGAAAGATTCCGGGAAAGTTCCGATAATTATAAGGCCGGACAGGTTCCACAAAAAGAGGGGGATCCTGTTCAAATGATCGGTTCTGCAGTATTAAAAAACGGTAAGATGATTGGTGTTTTAACCGGTGAGGAAACAAGAAATTCGCTTCTGTTGCGCGAAAAAAGTAAAACTCATCACTATATCGATACTTTCATCGACCCCAAAATGGAGGGCCTTAGAATTTCCGCTAGGGTGGGAAAGGAAGAACGTTCAAAAGTTAAAATAAATGTTAAAACGGAACCTCCAGAAGTGTTTGTCACAGTGCCATTGAAAGTTCAAGTCCTCTCAATACCAAGTTTAATTGATTACGCTAACAATGAGAAAAACCAAGCGCTATTAAAAGAGGAAATCAAAAAAGAGCTCGAAGAGAAAATTTCGAGCCTAATCAAAAAAACAAAAGAAGAATTTGGTGCCGAACCTTTCGTCTGGTATGAAGAAGCACGCCGTGAATTCTGGACAATGGATGAATTCATAAAATACGATTGGCAGGAAAAATACCGTGATGCAGATGTAAAAGTAGATTTTGAAATTACAATTGAAAGTTTCGGCAGCCTATTAAAACCTCAAAAAACTGGACCGGGGGATTGA
- a CDS encoding universal stress protein codes for MKIAVAIDGSENALRAARHAIELAQLYAEATLEVIFVSDYNKVRDERLLSQSEESLLLKRKQKLDPVLDMALEAGVKAKMTMLKGNPSQEIINYVNSNAMDQLVVGSRGLNAFQEMLLGSVSHKVMKHVDCPVTVVK; via the coding sequence ATGAAAATCGCTGTAGCCATTGATGGATCGGAAAACGCTCTACGGGCCGCAAGACATGCAATTGAACTTGCCCAGCTATACGCGGAAGCAACATTGGAAGTCATTTTTGTCTCAGATTACAATAAAGTTAGAGATGAAAGGCTTTTATCACAAAGCGAGGAAAGTCTATTACTGAAACGAAAGCAAAAATTGGACCCCGTTTTGGACATGGCTCTTGAAGCTGGCGTAAAAGCAAAAATGACGATGCTTAAAGGAAATCCAAGTCAGGAAATCATAAACTATGTTAATTCCAATGCGATGGATCAGCTTGTCGTCGGCAGTCGCGGGTTAAATGCATTTCAAGAAATGCTGCTTGGAAGTGTAAGTCATAAAGTGATGAAACATGTGGATTGCCCCGTAACGGTAGTGAAGTAG
- a CDS encoding Zn-dependent hydrolase gives MKLDRLRQSFEELARFTDEGEGINRLAYTETERNARNYLSKQFELAGLTVRIDYAGNVIARREGKSPDLPVIATGSHIDSVYAAGEFDGTAGVLVALEVMRSLADESIETEHPLEVIIFACEESARFGASTLGSKAMTGSLDPAYTRSLTDKNGVTLFQAFKENGLDLEEVHLAKRFRDEFKAFVELHVEQGPVLEKQGAAIGVVSAIAAPVRFHVHIDGTADHSGTTPMDYRHDALLGGAEIALSIEKAALAELEHGTVGTVGVFSVKPGAMNVVPGTADLSVDIRGTNRESRKRVVAALETAVKRVSKARGLTIWMEETSSEEPIQMDKVLVAELKTICEERGVEWIEMTSGAGHDSMNMALLCPTGMIFVPSKDGLSHNPAEYTTMEQLMEGAEVLRAFMLKQAK, from the coding sequence ATGAAGCTGGATCGATTGCGTCAGTCATTTGAAGAACTTGCAAGATTCACAGACGAAGGTGAAGGCATCAATCGGCTTGCTTACACAGAAACCGAACGGAACGCACGTAATTATTTGAGCAAGCAATTTGAACTTGCAGGGCTAACAGTGCGCATCGACTACGCAGGAAACGTCATTGCGCGTAGGGAGGGGAAATCTCCCGACCTTCCGGTTATCGCTACGGGTTCGCATATCGACTCAGTATACGCCGCAGGTGAATTTGATGGCACTGCGGGCGTTCTTGTCGCACTCGAAGTTATGCGCTCTCTCGCGGACGAAAGCATAGAAACAGAGCATCCGCTTGAAGTTATTATTTTCGCATGCGAAGAATCCGCCCGCTTCGGTGCATCCACCCTTGGCAGCAAAGCGATGACAGGCAGCCTTGACCCCGCGTATACGAGGTCACTGACCGATAAAAACGGTGTTACGTTGTTTCAGGCATTCAAAGAAAATGGGCTTGATTTGGAAGAAGTCCATTTGGCAAAGCGATTTCGAGATGAATTTAAAGCATTTGTAGAATTGCATGTTGAACAGGGGCCTGTTCTTGAAAAACAAGGGGCGGCAATCGGTGTCGTTTCTGCTATAGCGGCGCCAGTCCGCTTTCATGTTCATATCGATGGGACAGCAGATCATTCCGGCACGACGCCGATGGATTACCGTCATGATGCCTTGCTTGGAGGAGCAGAAATCGCACTTTCCATTGAAAAGGCGGCACTTGCGGAGCTTGAGCACGGTACTGTTGGTACGGTTGGTGTCTTTTCAGTAAAACCGGGGGCGATGAATGTTGTGCCAGGGACAGCGGATTTGTCCGTAGACATTCGGGGAACAAACCGTGAATCAAGAAAGAGAGTGGTTGCTGCACTTGAAACCGCGGTCAAACGTGTTTCAAAAGCGCGTGGCCTAACAATTTGGATGGAAGAAACTTCAAGCGAAGAACCCATTCAAATGGACAAGGTACTTGTAGCGGAATTGAAAACAATCTGCGAAGAAAGAGGAGTGGAGTGGATTGAAATGACAAGCGGTGCGGGACATGACTCTATGAATATGGCGCTACTTTGTCCGACCGGCATGATTTTCGTCCCGTCGAAGGATGGACTAAGTCATAACCCGGCAGAGTATACGACAATGGAACAGCTGATGGAAGGGGCAGAAGTATTGCGTGCTTTTATGCTGAAGCAAGCAAAGTAA
- a CDS encoding NADPH-dependent FMN reductase — MGFFDKLFGRQQEEETTMTNLNIGIILGSTREGRVSPQVGAWVKELADKRGDANYTIIDIADYKLPLLGEGEATGAAAWSEIIAKQDGFVFIVQEYNHSITGALKNALDYLREEWNNKAAGIVSYGSVGGARAAEHLRGILGELLVADVRVHPALSLFTDFENYTEFKPAEVQANSVNEMLDQVVPWATALKTIRQ; from the coding sequence ATGGGATTTTTTGATAAGCTATTTGGAAGACAACAAGAGGAGGAAACAACAATGACAAATTTAAATATAGGTATTATTTTAGGATCAACACGTGAGGGACGCGTAAGTCCACAAGTTGGAGCATGGGTAAAAGAATTGGCTGACAAACGTGGAGATGCAAACTACACAATTATCGATATCGCGGATTATAAACTACCATTATTAGGTGAAGGCGAAGCAACAGGTGCGGCAGCATGGTCTGAAATCATCGCAAAACAAGACGGTTTCGTATTCATCGTTCAAGAATACAACCACTCCATCACTGGGGCACTTAAAAACGCATTGGATTACTTGCGTGAAGAGTGGAACAACAAGGCTGCGGGTATCGTTTCATACGGTTCAGTAGGCGGAGCTCGTGCGGCAGAACACCTACGTGGTATTTTAGGAGAATTATTAGTCGCGGATGTTCGCGTACACCCAGCACTATCTTTATTCACAGATTTTGAAAACTACACAGAGTTCAAACCGGCTGAAGTACAAGCGAATTCTGTAAACGAAATGTTGGACCAAGTTGTTCCTTGGGCAACAGCATTGAAAACAATTCGTCAATAA
- a CDS encoding endospore germination permease — MIKVSNGKIRKRELMGVFIFFYAVQVMDTTPDLLLKHGKNAAWMMPIISFLFMLIPFLILLGIMKRRNTGLTELVLTLMGKRVGTFIMILFFIIIFSATVINSRNYTDIFNTMFYPKTPVSYLYVMLMGASLYIAKRGLENIARTAWIFTPIMLILMFALIGFVWEEISFSRIFPIAGPGLIPILKESAVHSSIYGESIFLLVLYPFIKKYKDLQWGSLFGWIISVLSLVIFMIVYVVVFDYPAVQNIAYPFQQVNRLATIGTISHLESVYLAIWTVASAIHFSLYLYLSAYFLSKALQIDEFELLLLPLTAISVLTGLISPNIFVGNALRESLIQTSSIILMLFPFVLWILHRRKGRMKNETA, encoded by the coding sequence ATGATTAAGGTAAGCAACGGCAAAATACGAAAAAGAGAATTAATGGGTGTCTTCATATTTTTTTATGCCGTTCAAGTCATGGACACAACTCCAGACTTGCTACTTAAACACGGGAAGAATGCCGCTTGGATGATGCCTATAATTTCTTTTCTATTTATGTTGATTCCCTTCCTTATTTTGTTAGGGATAATGAAAAGACGGAATACAGGACTTACAGAGCTCGTACTTACACTTATGGGAAAACGAGTTGGAACCTTTATCATGATACTATTTTTCATCATTATTTTCAGCGCAACTGTAATCAATAGCAGGAACTATACAGATATTTTCAACACAATGTTTTATCCGAAAACCCCGGTTTCATACCTTTATGTCATGTTAATGGGGGCAAGCTTGTACATAGCGAAGCGAGGATTAGAAAATATCGCAAGGACTGCTTGGATTTTTACGCCTATAATGTTAATTTTAATGTTTGCTCTTATAGGCTTTGTATGGGAGGAAATATCATTCAGCCGTATTTTTCCGATTGCAGGTCCGGGTTTGATACCAATACTAAAAGAAAGTGCTGTCCATAGTTCTATTTATGGCGAAAGCATATTCCTGCTTGTACTATACCCGTTTATCAAAAAGTACAAAGATTTGCAATGGGGCTCTTTGTTTGGGTGGATAATTTCGGTTCTATCACTTGTTATATTCATGATCGTATATGTGGTAGTTTTTGACTATCCTGCTGTTCAAAATATAGCATATCCTTTTCAACAAGTGAATCGATTGGCAACTATCGGGACAATTAGCCATCTTGAATCCGTATACTTGGCAATCTGGACGGTTGCTTCAGCAATTCACTTTTCACTTTACTTATATTTATCGGCCTATTTCTTATCAAAAGCTTTGCAAATAGATGAGTTCGAGCTTTTGTTGCTACCGTTAACAGCAATTTCAGTATTGACCGGATTGATATCGCCAAATATTTTTGTAGGGAATGCTCTTAGAGAATCTTTAATCCAAACAAGCTCAATAATCCTAATGCTTTTCCCGTTCGTTTTATGGATTTTGCATCGTAGAAAAGGAAGGATGAAAAATGAAACTGCTTAA
- a CDS encoding SulP family inorganic anion transporter, with protein MHTLKQQWFGNIQADILAGIVVGLALIPEALAFAFIVGVDPRVALYASFAIAVITSFVGGRPGLISAATGAMALVLVNLMADHGLQYVLAATVLTGIIQLILGGLGVANLMRFIPNSVMLGFVNALGIMIFITQLPYLRGNDAMTLIFAIATLVLVYAVPRFFTAIPAPLIAIVVMTGIALMSGVTLQTIGDLGKMPNSLPTFFIPDIPFNLETLKIIFPYSLALSIVGLLESLLTSQVLDDMTDTESDKNQEARGQGIANFFTGFFGGMAGCALIGQSMINIKSGGRGRLSTFTAGVFLMFLIIVLGDVVVKIPMPVLAGVMIMVAATTFNWGSFKFLKQAPKTESLVMLITVAIILYTHNLAIGVVVGVILSSLFFVSKISRVTVTPESNIYKIRGPLFFASTTKFIQYFRDVKEKDIIIDFEDSQLWDESAVGAIVKVKQKLEEEGTMVTIRGLNSSSERLYTKLQ; from the coding sequence TTGCATACGTTGAAACAACAATGGTTTGGAAACATCCAAGCTGATATATTGGCGGGAATCGTCGTGGGACTTGCACTCATTCCTGAAGCTTTAGCATTCGCGTTCATCGTTGGCGTGGATCCGCGTGTCGCATTATACGCCTCATTCGCAATTGCTGTTATTACTTCATTCGTAGGGGGGCGTCCGGGGCTTATTTCAGCTGCAACTGGCGCAATGGCGTTAGTTCTCGTTAACTTGATGGCGGACCATGGCTTGCAATACGTATTGGCCGCGACTGTTTTGACTGGAATCATTCAACTAATTCTTGGGGGGCTTGGGGTCGCAAATTTGATGCGGTTTATCCCAAACTCCGTCATGTTAGGATTTGTGAATGCGCTTGGCATTATGATCTTCATCACCCAGCTTCCATATTTGCGAGGGAATGACGCAATGACATTGATCTTTGCTATCGCGACTTTGGTATTAGTTTATGCTGTCCCACGTTTTTTTACGGCAATTCCTGCACCTCTTATTGCGATTGTTGTCATGACGGGAATAGCCTTGATGAGTGGCGTTACGCTACAGACAATTGGCGATTTAGGAAAGATGCCGAATTCGTTGCCGACTTTCTTTATTCCGGATATTCCTTTTAACTTGGAAACGCTGAAAATCATTTTCCCTTACTCACTGGCATTATCCATTGTTGGTCTACTTGAATCACTGCTTACATCACAAGTATTGGACGATATGACCGATACAGAGAGTGATAAAAACCAAGAAGCACGTGGACAAGGAATCGCTAACTTTTTCACAGGATTTTTCGGTGGGATGGCAGGATGTGCATTGATTGGTCAATCAATGATCAATATCAAGTCAGGTGGTCGTGGACGTCTATCCACTTTCACTGCGGGTGTTTTCCTAATGTTTTTGATCATCGTTTTAGGCGATGTTGTCGTGAAAATCCCTATGCCCGTCCTTGCTGGAGTTATGATCATGGTCGCAGCGACAACATTTAACTGGGGCTCGTTCAAGTTCCTGAAGCAAGCGCCAAAAACGGAATCACTCGTTATGCTTATTACCGTTGCAATTATTTTGTATACGCATAATCTCGCAATCGGTGTAGTCGTCGGTGTCATTCTGAGTTCACTATTTTTCGTCTCGAAAATATCCCGCGTGACTGTGACACCTGAATCTAACATATATAAAATAAGAGGACCGTTATTTTTCGCTTCCACTACGAAATTCATCCAGTATTTCCGTGATGTTAAGGAAAAGGATATCATTATTGACTTCGAAGATAGCCAGCTATGGGATGAGTCTGCTGTTGGTGCAATTGTTAAAGTGAAGCAGAAGCTTGAAGAAGAAGGGACAATGGTAACAATACGAGGTCTCAATTCTTCAAGTGAGCGACTGTACACAAAGTTACAATAG
- a CDS encoding spore germination protein: MGAPKNSNPSNDQKNLTQPFSYDFEKNLSLIKEAFSYPTNQSLKIRDLTILSGAKKGVILFLEGTVDTKAIEETIIGPLIKITDIPEDGDIMSIIEETIVFTTGTKQVEKLQDAVKDLLGGNTLILFEGEHGVISAATTGFENRGVSEPTVENVVRGPKESFNESMAVNQSLIRKQINDNRLLCESISIGNKIVKEVSIIYLKGVVDEELLKDVKKKINEIESDLVQNLSILEQYIESRTYSLVPSTLLTERPDRACSFLLNGHIVLLMNSAPYALIVPVTFWNLFHTIEDQYLRWAYANFTRIISLISIFIALYTPAIYLAVSTFHIEMLPPDLLFAIAATREVVPIPVLWEIILLEIVFEILREAGIRIPSVIGPTIGIVGALILGQAAVQANLVSPILVIVVAITGLSSFVIQDLNLNFMIRLLRFGFIFIANFMGFFGIFLATACLFAYMVSLKSFNVPFLAPYAPYFQSPKGLIFRPPVWKQALFPFYSNSKNNKRGNASKVGSADD, encoded by the coding sequence GTGGGAGCGCCCAAAAATAGTAACCCTTCGAACGATCAAAAGAACTTGACTCAACCCTTTTCCTATGACTTTGAAAAGAATCTATCTCTTATAAAAGAAGCATTTTCTTATCCGACCAATCAATCACTTAAAATCCGGGACCTGACTATTCTGTCAGGGGCAAAAAAAGGAGTCATTTTATTTCTTGAAGGCACTGTCGATACAAAAGCAATTGAGGAAACTATTATTGGTCCTCTAATAAAAATTACTGACATCCCTGAAGACGGCGATATCATGTCTATAATCGAGGAGACTATAGTTTTCACGACGGGTACAAAGCAAGTAGAGAAACTACAAGATGCTGTTAAAGATTTGTTGGGCGGTAACACCTTAATTCTTTTTGAAGGTGAACATGGAGTCATCTCTGCTGCAACGACTGGTTTTGAAAATAGAGGTGTAAGTGAACCTACAGTTGAGAACGTAGTTAGGGGACCGAAAGAATCATTTAACGAATCAATGGCTGTCAATCAGTCATTAATCCGAAAACAGATAAATGATAATCGGTTACTTTGCGAATCAATATCCATTGGAAATAAGATTGTAAAAGAAGTTTCCATTATTTATCTAAAGGGTGTTGTTGATGAGGAACTCTTGAAAGATGTGAAAAAAAAGATCAATGAGATAGAAAGTGATTTGGTACAAAACCTTTCTATATTAGAACAATATATAGAAAGCAGAACTTATTCATTAGTCCCGTCAACACTTTTAACCGAACGACCTGATCGAGCATGTTCATTTCTTTTAAATGGTCATATTGTGTTGTTAATGAATAGTGCACCATATGCCCTAATCGTTCCCGTAACTTTCTGGAATTTATTCCATACGATTGAAGACCAATACCTTCGCTGGGCGTATGCGAACTTCACCCGAATTATTAGTCTAATTTCTATTTTTATAGCTCTATATACACCCGCAATTTACTTGGCGGTTAGTACTTTTCACATTGAGATGTTGCCTCCAGATCTTTTGTTTGCTATCGCTGCGACAAGGGAAGTCGTTCCAATTCCGGTTTTATGGGAAATCATTTTACTGGAAATCGTTTTTGAAATTCTAAGGGAAGCAGGTATTCGAATCCCTTCGGTAATCGGCCCGACGATTGGTATCGTAGGAGCATTAATATTAGGCCAAGCCGCTGTCCAAGCAAACCTTGTCAGTCCAATTCTTGTCATCGTTGTAGCGATAACGGGTTTGTCATCTTTCGTAATCCAGGATTTGAATTTAAACTTCATGATAAGACTTCTTCGTTTTGGTTTTATTTTCATCGCAAATTTCATGGGCTTTTTCGGGATATTTTTAGCTACTGCCTGCCTATTTGCTTACATGGTTTCTTTAAAATCATTCAATGTCCCATTTTTAGCCCCTTACGCTCCTTATTTTCAGTCACCAAAAGGCTTGATTTTCCGTCCTCCCGTGTGGAAACAAGCATTGTTCCCTTTCTACTCGAATAGCAAAAATAATAAAAGGGGGAATGCATCGAAAGTGGGTTCTGCTGATGATTAA